DNA sequence from the Mauremys mutica isolate MM-2020 ecotype Southern chromosome 9, ASM2049712v1, whole genome shotgun sequence genome:
TTCTTGAGACAGCACTCTTGTGATTGCTAAGTACTAGTGTTATGGTGGGATGTATGTTTCCTCCCTTCTCTACCCTACCCCCATTTCTCCTTCACGGGCCCATTGCTTCAGCCCTTATTCATGTGAATGTAATGCAGAACACACGGGTGGGATCACAGTAGTGAGCTCCAAACCAGGATGTCTGGCTCTAAAAGCATGAGCCTATACTACCTATACCAAAAGATTGAGTTTTGTTAGCTCAAAGGCTAGAAAAACTCCTACATTTCTTTGGGATCTAGCCACTAGAAGTGGAACTGAGTGCCAGATTTTATATACACGAGGAATAtttagtctcattgacttcactgggacatAAAGAGGAGTTTCATTTAGTTTTGGATATGCCCCTTCCCTACAAAAAGTACATCTCCTTCTCCCCGTCCCATATTCTCTCTTCtttaccctcttccccccccatatTTCATCAGTTTTGTCACCTTCCTCTTAGAAACTCTCATGGCAGCCCTTCAAAGCTGCAGTAGTCAGTTTGGCTCTCCTTTTGGTGGTGGTCTCTTCTCTCCTACAATGTGGTCTTCAAAGCTACATCAGTCTCCTGAGCTCTACACTGACCAGGGCCCCGGGGCTCTTCAGAACTGCCATAGCTGCTTCACCTGCATCTCAGCTGTCCTTGGAACAGCTCAATTCACTTCTGGTGGCGGCTCGACAAGTTCCCGAGTACACCAAGGATGAGAATTACCCACACATGTATTGGCTGAAGGATCAGTCCCTGACTTCTGACttctttgctgtttttctctGCTCTTTTCCTTCAGAGTTTTCTTCTATCTTTCACACTATTTCTTTACCTATTATTATGATGTGTATCTTCCTCTCCCTGAGAATTCTTCTCTTATGTTGTTTCCCTTCTCCTTCTGAGGTAGGTCTAAGGAAAGTTGGTTGCTGGCAAGGGAGCAGTGTTGTGCAAAATGGTGCTCACATGTGACAAAGAAGAAACCATCCCCACAATAGGTATAATATCCTGTAAGTTTTCTATTCTTGTCAGAAAGTGGATGCTTCTCTCAGTAATGATGCATGTGGAGAACACTGAGGTTCACATGGAGAATTGCAAATGGGATTTTTGTGTATTTCAGTTTGCAAGTACATCTCATtgacttttgttttttactgATACTTGAAGAAGGGCTAATATGACCTATAGCCAGTTGGGAAGCAGCAACTCAGACACTGGTGTCTAGCCATTCTGGTTCCATACCTGGTTGGCTTCTAATGTTGCTGGGATAGTCCTGCAGTGCTTTCACATTGGCAAATCTGGATAATTTCAATTTGCTATGCATTCTATTTCTGTTATCTAATATTAAaagtccttccctgcccccttcacaggaagaaaaaaatattacaagCTCAAAcattttactatattaattaaattgTCTCTTTGGGCAATGATAGACTCAGCATTTCTTTGACTACTTTAAGCCCCCTGACACTTTCAATTATGCTAGTTTTTTAGCCTGCAGCAAAACAGTATTACTCAGGCCTGTGTATATATGCTCTTCCTCTACTGGCTCCTGTACTGAGCACATATATTTCTACAGCACCTCCTGCTTTCCCAAGGAAACAGTCCAAGAGAGGTGTAGCTTCACATAGTGTAGGCGAAGGTAGATAGGGGTATATCAGTCTATTGTGCATATACTTACATCTTCTGCTTGTGTTCTTCCACCACAATCGTAGATTTTTCTAGTGTTGGGCACATGGTATGGTTCAGTCTATAGCCCTGGTGAGATCTTCCATGGTGCACAATTCCTCCAGGAGCTGGCAGACCAACAGAGTTCCATGGTGTGTGTTTCACTGCTATCATGTTTCTAGGTTGTTGGAATAGCCCCGCTTCTGCATATTGGCTTTTTGACCTGCCAACTCTTGTTCAGAGGTGATTTAAACATCTCCAGGTTGACAAATCCCTCTCCTCATGTGCAGGAAGGCGTTCTGCAACATCAATGTGCATTTTAAAATCCTCGTTGAGTATTTTGAGACATGTGCACTACATTTCCAGTTGTGTAGGTGTTGGTTATGTTTTAAGTGGTTTTGTTGCAGCTAGGAAGATTTTCTGTGATTTCAGGTTACTAATCAGGTGGATGAACAAACAAGAAGAAGTTAAAAGGACAAAAAATGATGAGTGTATTCAGTGGCTGTTTTCTGCACTACAGAGGTAAGAGGTTTTGGTAAGTTTTCTTCATTTCTCTTACACACATGGAATGGAAGGAATTCACCCCATGAAAAAGGGAAACTCTTTTTGGAAGCATTCAAATGTTTGTGGAATGAATCTGTTTCAAACATGGACGGTTGGATGCACATAATATTCAATAATTTGGAGGTTTAAATCCTTTGGCAAAGTTAAGGCTTTGCTTTGGCACCTCTTCAACCataacttgctggcaagttaaaaaagtatggattggatgaatggactataaggtggatagaaagctggctagattgttgggctgaATGGggagtgatcaacggctcgatgtctagctggcagccggtatcaagtggaatgCCCCAGGGGTCCATCCTAGGGCCTGTTTTGTTCAatgtctttattaatgatctggatgatgggatacattgcactctcagcaaattcgtggatgacactaagctgacattaaagtagatatgctggagggtagggatagggtccagagtgaactagacaaattggagaattgggccaaaagaaatctgatgaggctcaaaaaggacaagtgcagagtcctgcacttaggatggaagaatcctatgcactgttacaggctggggcagggacggctccagaccccagcgcggcaagcacgtgcgtggggcggccctttcccgggggggcggcaggctgggctggcggacctgccgcagtcatgcctgcgggaggtccaccggagccccgggacgaccggacctgccgcaggcatgactgcggagggggcactcgtcccgcggctccagtggacctcccgcaggcatgactgcggacggttcgctggtcccgcggcttggctggacctcccgcaggcatgcctgcggcagctcaagcagagccaccggacctgcgaaccgtccgcagctgcgggatgtccagccgagccgcgcgaccagcggaccctctgcagtcatgcccgcgggaggtctgctgctcccgcggctccggggcgcctcctgcgcatgactgcttggggcggccaaaaaggtagagccgcccctgggctggggactgacttgctaagcagcagttctgcagaaaaggacatggggattacagtgcatgagaagctggatatgagtcagcagtgtgcccttgttgccaagaaggctaatggcatattgggctgcattagtaggagtattgccagcagatcgagggaagtgattattcccctctatttggcactggtgaggccacatctgaagtattgcgtccagtttttgTCCccgaaggatgtggacaaattggagatagtccagcagagagcaatgaaaatgatcggggctgaggcacatgacttaggagaggctgagggaactgggcttgtttagtgtgcagaagagacgagtgagggggaatttgatagcagccttcaactacccgaaggggggttccaaagaggatggagctcggctgttctcagtggtgacagatgacagaacaaggagcaatggtctcaggttgcagtgggaaggtctagcttggatattaggaaacactacaGGACAGGAGATGAGTTTAGAAGTTGCCTCCCACTCCTGGCctgttgatggaggggtggatatAGGGAGTTTCCTGCCAGGGAGCTATGTTCACCTGGCTCATGAATTACAAGTTTCCACAGGATGAGGTGAGCTTGAAGTATCTGCTTAAAGGATAGCCTTGTCCTTTATAAAAAAACAGGTCTTCTATGCAGTTTGAGGCAGGGCCTAATTTGCCATTTCCCTGtatcttccccccatccacaaggcttgttaccctgtcaaagaaagctattaggttcaTTTGACactatttgtttttgacaaatccatgttactgactgttacttatcaccttattatctctgagatgtctgcaaattgattgcttaattatttgctccattatctttccaggtactgaagttaagaggactggtctgtaattccctgggttgtcctcaTTCCCCTTTtcatagattggcactatatttgccctttcccagtcctctggactctcacccatcttccatgactttttgaagataattgctaatggctcagatatctcctcagtcagctccttgagtattctaagatgtatttcatcaggcctggGTAACTTGAAAATATCTAACTTTGTTTAATGGCAGGTCTACAATACTGCTTATGTTGATATaagttatgtcactcagaggtgtgaaaaagccaTCCCCCTGAGCGACGTAAATTACAACAACCTAAGCGCTGTCCACATGAGTGATATGTCGGagatggagtaattatgctgatgggagggctCTCTCCTATCAGCACAGAGCATCATCACCAGaagcactacagcggcacagctgcatcagtgcagttaTGCCAATGTAGCACTTCTAGTACAGACTATCCCTAAGTAATTTTTAAAgtattctttccctatttcctGGCATTCATTAAGTTAGATGTTCAATTGCTACTAAAATTTTTGGtgcaaactgaaacaaaaagtcatttggcACTtcagccatttccacattttctattattgtttcCCCGCCTCATTGAGTAataggcctaccctgtccttggtcttcctcttgctactaatgtaccgtattttccgcactataaggcgcaccggattataagGCGCAGTCTCAATTACGGGATCTATTTCTGTACTTAACCCATACATAAGGCGCACCGTATTATAAGGCGCATGCTAAAACATACGGTCTACAAAAAAAGGTAACGGTGTTCATAGTGTAGTAAAAAGGTAACGGAAGCAAAACAGTGAGTTTAGTTGAACTTTATTCTACTATTTAACAATAcactcacattattttttaatcaatcttCTCCCACAAATCCATCAAAGTCATTGATGTTGAATTCTTTCGCAGCTGCTCTATTCCCATTTACAACCGCGTAACTGATAGCCTGTAGTTTGAATTGTGCCTCGTAAGCATGTCTCTTCACTGGTGCCATTTTCGGGGGGCCTTAGACaaacaaatgttgttttgcaGCATACCGGTAGTATACCTACCGGAGGAGTGGAGAAGGTAAACGTACGTACTGTACGTATTACGTAATGTTCTCTGATTGGTTTATCGCTGCCAGCGTACATAGTTTACGTATTACGTCCCTGTGTCAGCGAAAAATGGTCCGACAGTCAATCAAGCAAAGCGCTTACCAAAGTCGCACAAcaacatttttacagattttggaactcagtgcacacataaggcgcaccggattataagacgcacggccaatttttgagaaaatttaaggctcttaggtgcgccttatagtgcggaaaatacggtatttttagaatgttttcttgttactctttataTCTCTAagtagtttaatcttgttttgtgtcttggtctttctaattttgtccctatgtacttatttttttatattcatcctttgtaatttgacctattttccactttttgtaagattCTCTTTTGAgaatcattgaagatctcctggttaagccagggtggtctcttgccatacttcctatctttcctagtTTGCTCTCGTGCCcttttctctttgaaaaactgccaactctcttgaaccgtttttccccttagacttgcttcccaagggatcttacctaccagctCCCTGAGTTTTCTATGTCTGCCTTCTGAAATCCATTTTCtctattgtgctgttttccctcctaccattccttagtataatgaactctatcatttcatgattacttttacctaagctgccttccactttcaaattctcccaTTTTTGTTAAAagcaaatctagaacagcttcttCCCTACTGGCTTTCTTTACCTTCTGAAgtaaaaaattgtctccagtaCATCTtggttggataatctgtgccctgttgtgttattttcccaacagaggTCTacatagttgaagtcccccatcatcaccaagtcctgtgctttggatgattttgttagttgtttataaaaagcctcatccacctcctcttcctgggtaggtggtctgtagtagacccctaccgtgacatcacccttgttttttaccttttatccttacccagagactttcaacaagtgtctcctatttccatctcaccctcagtccaagtgtatacattttttatatataaggcaacacctcctctcttttttcccccagtcTGTCCTTCCTGGGCAAGCTTTATCCTTGTATACCAATAATCCAGTCATGTATATTATCCCACCAACTCTCTgggatgccaactatgtcattcATGTTTATCAACTAGCACGTCTAGTTCTTTCTGATTAtgccccatacttcttgcattagtatatagacatctaagatactgatttgatttcccccgtgttctctcttctctcccccttaTCCCTGCTGTAatggcccatgctccccccagattcCGACGCTTCACCCAGGTCTTCATGTTTGTCTCATAATGGAAGAAAAGGAGAGCTGCATTGTATGTGGGGGGGAAGTAAGGAGGGGTCTCTTTGGTAGAGGGGAAGCATCTCTGTGAGGAGGGCCCTGGAAGGGCTTCTGGCTGCTTGTTGCCATGAGcagtggggagggagatgggCTTTGTTTAGGAGTCAGAGggaaggtcactgggtggggagaCTCTCTATGGTGAAGTAGGAATAGGCGCTCTGCGAAATAATGGGGGTCTTTGTGAAGGCGGACTCTCTGGACGGAAACACCTGGGGGAAGGGACTCTATGTGGGAGGTCGTCTCCCTGGGGGTGTTGCTGAGAAGTGAGATATCTGTGAGGTGAGTCTCTAGGTGGGGGAAGGTTGAGACCTTCTCTGTGGGGTGAGGGGCTTCTGAGGGAGGGTAGGGCTTGAGAAGGGGGTCTCTGTGGAGGCAGGGGCTTACTGAGCAGTGGGAGGTGAGGGTGAGGTGCTCTGGGAGcgagggaggaggagggcagaAGGCCACCCTGGGGGATCGATTCACTGTGTGGCAGGAACCCCTGAGAGACCCATGAGGAATGAGGAGTCCCTGTGGGAGGATGGGGGTTCCTCACAGtaggggggggggctcggggagcATGGGGCTCTCATGGAAGGAGTGGGATCTCTGCcaaggagggggagggtgtgcgAGCGTGGGGGGGTCTCAGAAGGGGGTGTGGGCCctgtgaggggttggggggggtcccCGTGGGATCTTTCTCGGAAGGGGCGGGGTCTCTCAGGGGTGAGGGGATCCCCACAGGGAGCGCTGAGGTCACTCACGGAAGTGGGGTGGGTCCCTGGGGGAGCGCGGGGTTCTCTCAGGGAAGGGCCCAGGGCTCACGGGAGGGCGCGTGGGGGGGCGCGTGGGGAAAGCGCTGCGCACGGGGGCGGGGAGACGGGGGAGGAGGGACGCTCTACATGACACCAGCTTTtcgctgtggggggagggggagcagctcGCAGCCGCCGCGGCGCTACCCCAGACAGTAGGCGGGGCTGGAGGCGGGGGCGCGCGCCCGCCGGGTTGGTGCCCGCGCGCCGCCGTCTCCGCAGTGAGGTCACGGGTGGGCGGTGCGTGCGCGGCGTCTGCTCCACTGTTGGGGTGTCGGAGACCCCATGATGCAGGGTGAGCAGCCGGGCGGCGGGGTGAGGGGACCTGCTACAGACGCGGCGGGCAGAGCGCCCCGGGGGTGGCGGGAGGGGGAGTGCGCGCggcggagagggggaggggggttattCGTGAGGGGGGTAAGTCCAGGGGACTGTGTGGAGAGGAGCCGATTGTGCCTGCGGTGGGGGAGTgtctgagggggatgggggtttAGTCCATAGGcgtctgtgggggagggagcatTGTGGCTAAGCTGGGGGAgtgtctgtgggggatggggcttagtgggggggaggggtgttgtttCGTGGTTGGGTGTGCGTTCGGGGGAGGGGGACCCCATAAGGAGGGGGGGTTATAATGTGGGGAGTCACTGAATGAAGGGAATTGTTCCTGGTTGGGAAGGGTGGGTTGTGTGTGtcccctgggggtggggttgtgaAGAGTTGGgaggtgggtttgtgtgtggatggggccgAGGAGAAGTTGTGTGTGACGTGTGCCGTTGAGAGGTGGGAATCAGGGGGCTACACGAGAACTGTCAGGGGGTTGGAAGAGTCAGTGGTAGGTCTGGATGCGGGATCACTTCAGTATTGGGGGTGTCTGTGAAAGGAAGGAGGAAAGGGTAAGTCCTGTGTTTGGTGGAGTCCAGTCAGAGGAGAGCCTGGGTAATGGTTGAGTGAGTGATGTAGACTGAGGTGGAGGTGAGTCATGGGCGGGCGGGGCAGGCTAGTCTGGGTGGAGCGTGAGAGAGACGGGATGGTGGTGAGTGTTGGGGTTATTCCAGGAAGGGTCAGTGTGTCAGAGGAAAGCATGGGGGAGGTGATCTCAGGGAAAATATAGCACATGTGAGCTGTGGAAAAACGCATAATAAGTATAGAGGTTGGCTGAGAGGAAGCAGTAGTGGTGAGTGTTGCATGGCATCTGGTGTGGGAAAGGGTCTAGGCTGTTTGTTTAGTTATGTTGGATTTGTTTGGATGGTATTGAATGTAAAAAGTGTGAGAATTGAGGTTAGGAGAAAATACCTTCATTTCATGAACATATTCAAGGAAAGAGGGGTTGGCTAGTTGTCCCCTTTCCTTGTGTTAATCTTCTCTTATTTTGCAGCATATGGAAGAGAGATgtggggtagctcagtggtttgaagattggcctactaaacccagggttgtgagttcaatccttgagggggccatttagggatctggggcaaaaatttgtctggggattggtcctgctttgagcagggggttggactagatgatctcctgaggtcccttccaaccctgatgttctatgattctatgtggtaATCCCTTTTTTTTCTGGATTCTGTCCCTGGGCTTTACAGAGCATTGAATGGGGCGAAGGAATAGGTGATTTCCCCTCTGCGTCCCCTTTGCCACATGTTTGCAGCACTCTGAGTTACATTGCTGCTGCAAGGTTTATGCAGCTGCCATAATAGGGTTTATGATTTTAAATCAAAGCTCTCTGCAAATTAGTTAGTTATTTAGGGAACATATCCCTACCTTGCTATATTGAATCCATTTAAAAATTGAGAGACTGTTTTAGACAAAGATTGTACTCTTCAAATAAATTTGAATGATGATTACTGATCTTTTCCTCTTTTTACAGGTTATATAAAAGGATTGACAGAGATTTGTATTACTAGCCCAAAAAATGAACCTTGCCGGTGGCCTGGATCTTATTTTCATTGCCAATAATTTGGGGTAGGAAAACTGATACATGCTAGGGTAATTTTTACTGATGCTGACACTATAGGGATGTTTAGTTTCCACCAGCAACCCTGTATCAGCCTTTAATTTGTGGATTTATCACTGAATTACTATAATAAATTTCTCCACCCCTGGAGGTGTGATTTAAATTTGGctgcacaataaataaataaagcagctAAGCTCTGTGCTCGATCCTGTGAGTTGAAAGGGATGTGCTGCATAAAGTATACACACAACTGAAATTATCTTTTGGAAGATTTGCATAAACACCAGCACTGCTCAGTGAGAACTAGTGataatttttgtatttaatacttAAATGCAAGCATATATATGAAAAGCCagtatgttttttaaaagaaaaacttgaTCAAAACCAGACTTTTTTTGCACCAAACCGCAATTTTTCTACTAGATTAATTCATTAGAATGatctataaataaataatggtgTAGGGGTATGAAATTATACCCTTTTGTATGCACATTGTGCTGTCCATTTAATAAAAGAGAGctgaacaaatatttttaaacccaAAATAAAACTCTTGTTAACCCTTCCACTCTTGAATTTGATGCTGCTACATGCAAAACGGATTACATTTGTAACTCTTGAGGTCAAAGGATTAAATCCTCACTTTAAGGAGGTGGCACAACATTTGCTGGGTGTGAGATAATTAAAATAGTTGGAAACTGGCatgtttttaagaaaaacaaaacaaacacacaactaGGAAGATGCACATTTcaaacttatttatttaaaattctgcagtTCAGTGATGGAAAGTCCACAAACAGATTTCTCTGTAAGTCCAGGTTCTGAGCAAAAAGAGAGTGAGGTCCAAGAAGATGGCAGTCCACCAGTAAAAAAAGTAATGACAGAAAAGCATGTCAATAGCAAAGTACAAGCTGTAGTAAATAAATTGCCAACAATAAAGAAGGAAAATGTGGATGAATATGAAGAAACTCCCATGGAGTCTGATGGAGAAAATGCGAAACCAAACAGTACTACATTATCTGAGTCTTTGAATTTAAATCCTGGTTTGAAACACACATTGGCACAGTTCCATTTAAGCAGCCAGAGTTCACTGGGTGGACCAGCAGCTTTTTCAGCTCGTTATTCCCAAGAAAGCATGTCACCTACTGTCTTCGTGCCTCTTCCATCACCACAGATACTTCCTAGTCCACTGCTCATTCCTTCAGACAGTTCCACTGAGCTTACTCAGAGTATATTGGAGGGAGAATCTATTTCTTGTTTTAAAGTTGGAGGGGAAAAGAGACTCTGTTTGCCTCAAGTGTTGAATTCAGTGCTCCGAGACTTTTCACTACAGCAAATTAATACAGTGTGCGATGAACTGTATATATACTGCTCGAGGTGCACTTCCGACCAGCTTCATATCCTAAAGGTTTTGGGAATCCTTCCATTTAATGCCCCATCCTGTGGGTTGATCACACTGACTGATGCTCAAAGACTATGCAATGCTTTACTACGTCCTCGCACTTTTCCTCAAAATGGCACTCTGCTTCCTGCAAAAAACACATTGGTCCAATTGAAAGAGACTGGCAGTGCCTTTGAAGTAGAGCATGAATGCTTGGGCAAGTGCCAGGGTTTGTTTGCACCTCAATTTTATATTCAGCCGGATGCTCCATGTATCCAGTGTTTGGAGTGCTATGGAATGTTTTCACCCCAGACATTTGTGATGCATTCGCATAGATCTCCTGACAAGAGGACCTGCCACTGGGGCTTTGAATCAGCCAAATGGCATTGTTATCTTCACGTTAACCAAAAATATTTAGGCACTTCAGAGGAGAGAGAACTGAAGCATCTTTTGGAGGAAATGAAGGAGAAGTTTAGCATGAAAAACCAGAAAAGAATTCAATCCAAAGTAAGTTAAACTACTTTTGAAAAACTTGTGGATCAAagatgaaatatttatttttaaaagtatgttcATTTTTATCAATATGAATAAGTATCAAACCAAGTATAAGTTAAGTCCACTGTAAATCTTCAATACAGATAATACAAAGCAGTAATGAATATTCCTTTCGTGTTGGAGTTTTTATGGTGGTAGGAAACTTGCCAAAAAATGTTTAGTCTAAAAGCtaggtttctttttctttaaactgGCAAAAGCTAGGCACTTTAGAGCCATCATGAAAACACTGCAAATTTTCTCATTTCAGTTATCAATTTTGTGTGATATTCCATGTAGTGTGTGCGCCATGGCTAAGCAAAGCAGGAGGGAGCCTAAGAATGGAGCGTCAGCTTTAATTCTGTTTTTGTCAGTTAATTAGCTGTCCAAACACCCAGTAGCATGTCATGTtttttcaattaatgtaatgGTGCATTGATAAGATACTATTTAAAAATGGAAGACTCTGAtaatgttgtttttttctttcattaaacAGGTTATATATAATATAGATATACCATAAATGGTTTTTTAAGCAATCTAACTAACAGTTCTTTATGCCAGCACATTGAGATACTATGAAGggacttgtaataaaaatatgcaAATAATATTGCTATATGTCTATACATTGCTTCACAAACATAAAACTGGTTTGTGCCCAAAGAGCTCATAATCTGAATAATAAGACAAATATTATCCAAAATATTAAACAGTCCTAGTGAAGGAATTATTAGTGCTTGAAGAAGTGGGTTATAAGAGATTTGGAAGAGAAGTAAGGGTAAATGATGGGTGAAGAGAGGAGATTGTTTGAGGCACTGGTTGCCTTGATGTTTGTGTGCAACTACACCTCTACGCTGATATAATGCGATCCGATATAacgcgaatttggatataacgcggtaaagcagcgctccaggggacGAGGCTGCTTTACCgtattatatccgaatttgtgttactGCACGCGGTTCCTCTGCACACACCTCCCTCCCCTGTTACTTGCTGCAGCCCTCTctgggccccaccccccagctcacctccgctccatctCCTCCCACGAGCGCGCCacttctccccccttcctcccatgcttgccacgccaatcagctgttttgcacggcaagcctgggagggaggagaagcggagcTGAGCGGTGTGCTCGTGGGGGgatgaggtgagctggggcggggagcagttcctctgtgccccccttacttgctgcggcccccctgccccagctcacctctgctccgcctcctcccatgAGTGCGCCGCACAGCTCCActtctccctcccaggtttgccgcacaaaacaactgattggcGTGGCAAGCcgggggtgggagcggggggggaatACGGATCTGCAGTGTGCTcgtgggaggagatggagcagaggtgggctggggtggggggggccctggggagggccgcagcaagtaacggggggagggaggaggcagaggaacccctccctgctccagcttatctccgcctcctcccctgagcgcgccactgccgctctgcgcccccccccccaccttccagGCTTGCcaggccaaacagctgattggcgtggcaagctgggggtgggggtgagggagggagagaagctgggGCCGGAGGTGGTAAAAGCGGTTCCTCTCCCTACCCCGATGTAACGCGGTCttacctataacacggtaagattttttggctcccgaggaccacgttatatc
Encoded proteins:
- the SKIL gene encoding ski-like protein; the encoded protein is MNLAGGLDLIFIANNLGSVMESPQTDFSVSPGSEQKESEVQEDGSPPVKKVMTEKHVNSKVQAVVNKLPTIKKENVDEYEETPMESDGENAKPNSTTLSESLNLNPGLKHTLAQFHLSSQSSLGGPAAFSARYSQESMSPTVFVPLPSPQILPSPLLIPSDSSTELTQSILEGESISCFKVGGEKRLCLPQVLNSVLRDFSLQQINTVCDELYIYCSRCTSDQLHILKVLGILPFNAPSCGLITLTDAQRLCNALLRPRTFPQNGTLLPAKNTLVQLKETGSAFEVEHECLGKCQGLFAPQFYIQPDAPCIQCLECYGMFSPQTFVMHSHRSPDKRTCHWGFESAKWHCYLHVNQKYLGTSEERELKHLLEEMKEKFSMKNQKRIQSKADPQQSLELQQWYPVIKHEADPVTQSHSFVHPSYYLYMCDKVVAPNVSLTLQCKEATKTAVKISEVIKSLPGQSQKQVNSVKHKKAASYPELSLEEQEKIDLKTSTELHKSVDPPMSTNSTRRGKSEHATSKANAESNKVEIGNGASSPTTIKDISCEDDKGRIMEEVMKTYLKQQEKLNTILQKKQQLQMEVEMLSNSKVMKELTEEQQNLQKELESLQTEHAQRMEEFYVEQRDLEKKLEQVMRQKCTCDSNLEKDKEAEYAAQLAELRQRLDHAETDRQELQDELRQEREAREKLEMMIKELKLQILKSSKNGKGK